Proteins from a genomic interval of Rhodothermus marinus:
- a CDS encoding AI-2E family transporter, with protein MLRLEPETPLEQAAPVSAWQFLTRHWAGRLLIGLVLLGGLIWVVGYFTNLVVYLVVGLLLAYLLRPMVDRVQQLGLGRVPAILLTMSLLAGLISLVFTSLVPFLARQLAELSRLISLESLQGAVTQFERWLMRFFPIQPGTLMETLRQGFETLIRERQLASTIGSMLDLFANLFYAVLVIPFVTFFALKDGTRLRRSLLRLVPNRYFELTLAVLDKLGANVGRYFRALMLQSLSVATLASVLLALVGLRFAVAVGLFTGIANTIPYFGPLMGFLAGTLVSIAQTGDFSMVPEVLVAMGLTQIADNVLFQPLIFSRAARAHPLIILFAVLVGAQLAGIVGMLLAIPMLTIVRVAIEQVRWGVRNYRILNASAR; from the coding sequence GACTGGAACCGGAAACGCCTCTCGAACAGGCAGCGCCCGTCTCGGCCTGGCAATTCCTTACCCGGCACTGGGCGGGCCGGCTGTTGATCGGCCTGGTATTGCTGGGCGGCTTGATCTGGGTGGTCGGTTATTTTACCAACCTGGTGGTCTATCTGGTCGTCGGGTTGTTGCTGGCCTATCTGTTGCGGCCGATGGTGGATCGCGTTCAGCAACTGGGGCTGGGACGTGTCCCCGCGATTCTGCTGACGATGTCGCTGCTGGCCGGACTGATCAGCCTGGTTTTTACCTCGCTGGTGCCTTTTCTGGCGCGTCAGCTGGCCGAACTGTCGCGGCTGATTTCGCTCGAATCGCTGCAGGGAGCCGTGACGCAATTCGAGCGATGGCTGATGCGCTTTTTCCCCATCCAGCCGGGCACGCTGATGGAAACGTTGCGTCAGGGTTTCGAAACATTGATCCGAGAGCGGCAACTGGCCAGCACGATCGGCTCGATGCTGGATCTGTTTGCCAATCTGTTCTATGCGGTGCTCGTCATTCCATTCGTGACGTTTTTCGCGCTCAAGGACGGTACGCGGCTGCGGCGCTCGTTGCTTCGGCTGGTTCCCAATCGCTACTTCGAGCTGACGCTGGCCGTGCTGGATAAACTGGGGGCGAACGTGGGCCGCTATTTCCGGGCGCTTATGCTGCAGAGCCTGTCGGTCGCCACGCTGGCCAGCGTGCTGCTGGCCCTGGTAGGACTGCGCTTTGCCGTGGCCGTGGGACTTTTTACCGGCATTGCCAACACGATCCCATATTTTGGCCCGCTGATGGGTTTTCTGGCGGGCACGCTGGTGAGTATCGCCCAGACCGGGGATTTTTCCATGGTGCCGGAGGTGCTCGTTGCAATGGGACTAACCCAGATTGCAGATAACGTGCTGTTTCAGCCGCTGATATTTTCGCGGGCGGCGCGGGCGCATCCGCTCATCATCCTGTTTGCCGTGCTGGTGGGGGCGCAGCTGGCCGGCATCGTGGGCATGTTGCTGGCCATCCCCATGCTGACCATCGTCCGGGTGGCAATCGAACAGGTTCGCTGGGGGGTGCGCAACTATCGTATTTTGAACGCATCGGCCCGATGA
- a CDS encoding PP2C family protein-serine/threonine phosphatase, translating into MSSRRFATSDLVLALAGMIGLVLGLWLLPRQHPDVALQHMRSAEVARHRAAAFLAQRGYQVDTTHALVVLRRAPELLRRWQTRWGRPELVRRLEDLSWLPVYRWVVYRSSDEMNGQRWQVVLAGDGTIWGFRGPETPGEDPAARAAVGIAAEAFDPLASWGKLSGAPDSSETPERPGPAAAVALARYHLQHAIGSVLPLRPDSVGLLATSSPQQAVVRFRGLSPTGDSVTVQVVVAASGQLRTLEATWRTLHLPEPSPLEEGPPRRGERGFTVHEVQDLLSVLLFAVLGIWLLTVFLRRLHRRMLDTQGPLRDAVLGGLVFAVATLGGALPGMLQVPDLWLRLLILLMSTLVVGVFGAASVFLLAGTSDALARDRWPEKLAVLTLLRNGQVRNVVVGASLLRGLALGGLLLGVTVGLLGLWPRAALRLDAGAWTVPWPGMQAAVWLGFAVWVGMLLVYLLLAVMARLPWRDGGRVVGALTLLLLLAGVSAIDLEQLGFELIVHALWSVVLAWACWRYEPACSGIGAMTAWALWRSASGWMAPDGPFGPDGWIVLAMVGTGLVIGFVGIRSRRSAAELPRYVPAYLQELARQERLERELEIARQAQASLLPRSLPEVPGVAMAALCQPAYEVGGDYYDVFALPDGRLAVVVGDVSGKGIQAAFFMTLIKGHVRALSLSTRDPADVLRHLNRLFREQAPRGLFVTMIYGVLDPTTRTFTLARAGHPPVLHYRACTQQVQCLRPPAMGIGLADAELFDRALENCVFRLEAGDRVLLYTDGITEMAGPAGERWGLERLQQWLRESSGHGYAPEQALAVLEEQVRAFAGTTELADDLTAILLEVKQSGYAN; encoded by the coding sequence ATGAGCAGCCGTCGTTTTGCAACGTCAGATCTGGTGCTGGCGCTGGCCGGGATGATCGGGCTGGTGCTGGGCCTGTGGCTGTTGCCGCGTCAGCATCCCGACGTGGCCCTGCAGCATATGCGGTCGGCCGAGGTCGCCCGGCATCGGGCCGCTGCTTTTCTGGCGCAGCGGGGCTACCAGGTCGACACGACGCACGCGCTCGTGGTGCTGCGGCGCGCGCCCGAGTTGTTGCGTCGCTGGCAGACGCGATGGGGGCGGCCGGAACTGGTGCGACGCCTGGAGGACTTGTCCTGGCTGCCGGTTTACCGATGGGTGGTGTACCGGTCTTCCGACGAGATGAACGGCCAGCGCTGGCAGGTGGTGCTGGCCGGAGACGGAACGATCTGGGGCTTTCGCGGACCGGAGACGCCGGGTGAAGATCCGGCCGCCCGGGCGGCCGTCGGGATTGCCGCCGAGGCTTTCGATCCACTGGCATCGTGGGGGAAGCTGTCCGGCGCGCCGGATTCGTCGGAAACACCGGAGCGGCCCGGTCCGGCGGCAGCCGTCGCGCTGGCCCGCTATCACCTGCAGCATGCGATCGGTTCGGTGCTGCCGCTGCGGCCGGACTCGGTCGGGCTGCTGGCGACGAGCAGCCCGCAGCAGGCAGTGGTGCGCTTTCGGGGCCTGTCCCCCACGGGCGACTCGGTGACGGTGCAGGTGGTGGTGGCCGCCAGCGGGCAGTTGCGCACGCTGGAAGCGACGTGGAGGACGTTGCACCTGCCGGAGCCCTCGCCGCTCGAAGAAGGACCGCCGCGGCGGGGCGAGCGCGGATTCACAGTGCACGAAGTGCAGGATCTGCTGTCCGTGCTCCTTTTTGCGGTGCTGGGCATCTGGTTGCTGACCGTGTTTCTGCGGCGGTTGCATCGTCGGATGCTCGACACCCAGGGGCCGCTGCGGGACGCCGTGCTGGGCGGGTTGGTCTTTGCCGTGGCGACGCTGGGTGGTGCATTGCCCGGGATGCTACAGGTGCCGGACCTCTGGTTGCGCCTGCTGATCCTGTTGATGTCGACGCTGGTCGTGGGCGTTTTCGGGGCGGCCAGCGTCTTTCTGCTGGCCGGTACGTCCGATGCGCTGGCGCGGGATCGCTGGCCGGAGAAACTGGCCGTGCTGACGCTGTTGCGCAACGGACAGGTGCGCAACGTGGTGGTAGGGGCTTCGCTGCTACGGGGCCTGGCACTGGGCGGGCTGCTGCTGGGCGTGACGGTCGGGTTGCTCGGACTCTGGCCGCGGGCGGCCCTGCGGCTGGATGCGGGTGCATGGACCGTCCCGTGGCCCGGCATGCAGGCGGCCGTGTGGCTGGGCTTTGCCGTGTGGGTGGGCATGCTGCTGGTCTATTTGCTGCTGGCCGTGATGGCCCGGCTGCCCTGGCGCGATGGCGGGCGGGTGGTGGGCGCGCTGACCCTGCTGCTGTTGCTGGCTGGCGTCAGCGCGATCGATCTGGAGCAGCTCGGCTTCGAGTTGATCGTGCACGCACTCTGGAGCGTGGTGCTGGCATGGGCCTGCTGGCGCTACGAGCCGGCGTGCAGCGGAATAGGAGCCATGACCGCCTGGGCGCTGTGGCGAAGTGCCTCGGGCTGGATGGCGCCGGACGGGCCGTTCGGGCCGGACGGATGGATCGTGCTGGCCATGGTGGGGACCGGGCTGGTGATCGGCTTTGTGGGCATTCGAAGCCGGCGCTCTGCAGCGGAGTTGCCCCGCTACGTACCCGCCTACCTGCAGGAACTGGCCCGACAGGAACGCCTGGAGCGGGAGCTGGAAATCGCCCGTCAGGCGCAGGCTTCCCTGCTGCCCCGCTCGCTTCCCGAGGTCCCGGGCGTCGCGATGGCGGCCCTCTGCCAACCGGCCTACGAGGTGGGCGGCGACTATTACGATGTCTTCGCGTTGCCGGACGGGCGACTGGCCGTCGTCGTGGGCGATGTGAGCGGCAAAGGCATTCAGGCCGCCTTCTTCATGACGCTGATCAAAGGCCACGTGCGGGCGCTCAGCCTCTCGACGCGCGATCCAGCCGACGTGCTGCGCCATCTGAACCGACTCTTCCGGGAGCAGGCGCCCCGCGGCCTTTTCGTGACCATGATCTACGGGGTGCTGGATCCCACGACCCGCACGTTCACGCTGGCGCGAGCCGGCCATCCGCCGGTGCTGCACTACCGGGCCTGCACGCAGCAGGTGCAGTGCCTGCGACCTCCGGCAATGGGCATCGGACTGGCCGACGCCGAGCTGTTCGACAGGGCGCTGGAAAACTGTGTGTTTCGTCTGGAAGCGGGCGACCGCGTGCTGCTCTACACGGACGGCATCACCGAGATGGCGGGGCCTGCGGGAGAGCGCTGGGGACTCGAGCGCCTGCAACAGTGGTTGCGCGAAAGCAGCGGGCATGGATACGCACCGGAACAGGCCCTGGCGGTGCTGGAGGAGCAGGTGCGCGCGTTTGCCGGTACGACCGAACTGGCCGACGACCTGACGGCCATTCTGCTGGAAGTAAAACAGTCCGGGTATGCGAACTGA
- a CDS encoding purine-nucleoside phosphorylase: MRTEASLQAALDWLRPKLREAPEVALILGSGLGALAEAVSEAVEVPVREIPGYPAPTVSGHAGRLVFGRLEGCRVVVLQGRLHCYEGYPPQTVTLPVRLVHALGAQRLIVTNAAGGLNPHFRPGTLMFIVDHINAAFRNPLVGRLADRWPLMRGMPDMSRAYDPDWLAEAEAVALRLGIPTQRGVYLWTLGPSYETKAEIRMYRRMGADAVGMSTVPEVLQARQLGMKVLGISTITNMAAGLHAGPLTHEEVLQVGLQVRDRLERLIRGILYQQSAKKF, from the coding sequence ATGCGAACTGAAGCGTCTTTGCAGGCGGCGCTGGACTGGCTGCGGCCGAAGCTCCGGGAAGCGCCCGAAGTCGCCTTGATTCTGGGGTCCGGGCTGGGTGCGCTGGCCGAAGCGGTGAGCGAGGCCGTCGAGGTGCCGGTCCGGGAAATCCCGGGCTACCCGGCACCGACCGTCTCGGGGCATGCCGGACGTCTGGTCTTCGGCCGGCTGGAAGGGTGCCGCGTCGTGGTGCTCCAGGGACGGTTGCACTGCTACGAGGGCTATCCGCCGCAGACTGTTACGTTGCCGGTGCGGCTGGTCCATGCGCTGGGAGCGCAACGTCTGATCGTGACCAATGCGGCCGGTGGACTTAATCCGCATTTTCGGCCCGGTACGCTCATGTTTATCGTCGATCACATCAACGCCGCCTTCCGCAATCCGCTGGTGGGCCGGCTCGCCGATCGGTGGCCGCTGATGCGTGGGATGCCGGACATGAGCCGGGCCTACGACCCAGACTGGCTGGCCGAGGCCGAAGCCGTGGCGCTGCGCCTGGGCATTCCCACGCAGCGGGGCGTCTATCTCTGGACGCTGGGACCCAGCTACGAGACGAAGGCCGAGATCCGCATGTACCGCCGCATGGGGGCCGATGCCGTCGGCATGAGCACGGTCCCCGAGGTGCTGCAGGCACGCCAGCTGGGCATGAAGGTGCTGGGCATCTCCACGATCACCAACATGGCGGCCGGGCTCCATGCGGGTCCCCTCACGCACGAAGAGGTGCTGCAGGTGGGACTCCAGGTGCGCGATCGGCTGGAGCGACTGATCCGAGGCATTCTTTATCAACAATCTGCGAAGAAATTTTAG
- a CDS encoding DUF3276 family protein, whose protein sequence is MSYEPHTDYGYQGAHSDGYNMQDRRAPREDRHYREEVYSKRVPAGKRTYFFDVKPTRSGDDYFITITESKRIDDHHYEKHKIFLYKEDFGKFIAAIHEVVQHIREEYLPDYDFKDLPELPLAPRRSQDDEVAD, encoded by the coding sequence ATGAGCTACGAACCACACACCGACTACGGGTACCAGGGAGCGCACTCGGACGGGTACAACATGCAGGATCGGCGCGCTCCGCGGGAGGACCGGCATTACCGGGAAGAGGTGTACTCCAAGCGCGTACCGGCCGGTAAGCGCACCTACTTCTTCGATGTGAAGCCGACACGCTCCGGTGACGACTACTTCATCACGATCACCGAGAGCAAGCGCATCGACGATCATCACTACGAAAAGCACAAAATCTTCCTGTACAAGGAGGATTTCGGCAAGTTCATTGCCGCTATTCACGAAGTGGTGCAGCATATTCGTGAGGAATATCTGCCCGACTACGACTTCAAGGATCTGCCCGAACTGCCGCTGGCACCGCGGCGTTCGCAGGATGATGAAGTGGCCGATTGA
- the hisD gene encoding histidinol dehydrogenase has protein sequence MELLPIVSYEQRAERLAALWTRGGTFDPEVERAVQEILQQVQQQGDAALLALTERFDGVRPPSLRVPEAELAAAYETMDPELKAIIAEAVDNIRRFHEHQRRTSWFVEDGDGVVLGQRIVPLERVGLYVPGGRAFYPSSLLMNAIPAQVAGVPELHLVSPPGPSGWPHPLVLATAHFLGIRHVYAVGGAQAVAALAFGTETIPRVDKIVGPGNAYVALAKKMVFGRVDIDAVAGPSEIVVLADDTADPEFVAADLLSQAEHDERASAVLVTPHALLAEAVRARVQRMVAEAPRRTILEASLARYGACIVTPSMTEAYAVVNELAPEHLELIVRDPWAALPHIRHAGAIFLGPFSTEPVGDYFAGPNHVLPTGGTARYASALSVDDFVRSQSIIAYTAERLRRTGPRIMRFAEAEALPAHAQAVAVRLARLAEQAPDSAVRSSA, from the coding sequence ATGGAACTGCTTCCCATCGTTTCCTACGAGCAGCGCGCCGAGCGACTGGCGGCGCTCTGGACGCGCGGCGGCACGTTCGATCCGGAAGTGGAGCGGGCCGTGCAGGAGATCCTGCAGCAGGTGCAACAGCAGGGCGACGCCGCGCTGCTGGCGCTGACCGAACGGTTCGACGGGGTGCGTCCGCCCTCGCTCCGGGTGCCGGAAGCGGAGCTGGCGGCGGCCTACGAGACCATGGACCCCGAGCTGAAGGCCATCATTGCCGAAGCGGTCGACAACATCCGGCGCTTCCACGAGCACCAGCGGCGCACCTCGTGGTTCGTCGAGGACGGCGACGGCGTGGTGCTGGGCCAGCGCATCGTGCCGCTGGAGCGGGTGGGACTCTACGTGCCGGGCGGCCGCGCATTCTACCCGTCCAGCCTGCTGATGAACGCGATTCCGGCCCAGGTGGCCGGCGTGCCGGAGCTACATCTGGTGTCGCCGCCGGGGCCTTCCGGATGGCCGCATCCGCTGGTGCTGGCCACGGCCCACTTTCTGGGCATTCGGCATGTGTACGCCGTGGGCGGGGCGCAGGCCGTGGCGGCGCTGGCCTTCGGAACGGAGACGATTCCGCGCGTGGACAAGATCGTGGGGCCGGGGAACGCCTACGTGGCGCTGGCCAAGAAAATGGTTTTCGGCCGGGTGGACATCGATGCCGTGGCCGGTCCCAGTGAAATCGTGGTGCTGGCCGACGACACGGCCGATCCAGAATTCGTGGCGGCCGACCTGCTCTCGCAGGCCGAGCACGACGAGCGGGCTTCGGCCGTGCTGGTTACACCTCACGCGCTGCTGGCCGAGGCGGTCCGGGCGCGCGTGCAACGCATGGTGGCCGAAGCGCCCCGTCGCACCATTCTGGAGGCGTCGCTGGCGCGCTACGGCGCCTGCATCGTGACGCCATCGATGACCGAGGCGTACGCGGTGGTCAACGAACTGGCGCCCGAGCACCTGGAACTGATCGTGCGGGACCCCTGGGCGGCGTTGCCGCACATCCGCCATGCAGGGGCCATCTTTCTGGGGCCGTTTTCGACGGAGCCGGTGGGCGACTACTTCGCCGGACCCAACCATGTGCTGCCCACCGGGGGCACGGCCCGCTACGCCTCGGCGCTGAGTGTGGACGACTTCGTGCGGAGCCAGTCGATCATCGCCTACACGGCCGAGCGGCTGCGCCGGACCGGTCCGCGTATCATGCGCTTCGCCGAGGCCGAGGCGCTGCCCGCGCACGCCCAGGCGGTGGCCGTCCGGCTGGCCCGCCTGGCGGAACAAGCGCCGGACTCCGCCGTGCGTTCGTCTGCCTGA
- the hisC gene encoding histidinol-phosphate transaminase has translation MIPVADTLEQALAAIRPAVRQGKPYLVGTPPEAPVKLNQNENPWDLPEPLKRELLEAFFALPFNRYPAEHPERLRRALAEYLDWTPEGIVVGNGSNELAFTVGLAVIEEGTPVVLPRPMFSLYEMIVRLHGGRIHAVAPHPDLHFDVEGLLEAMRRHRPALVVLTTPNNPTGLAMAPEDVEAVVAAAPGLVLIDEAYVEFADGVGARPLLDRYPHVLLLRTFSKAFGLAGLRLGYLVGHPDVVRELYKARIPFMVDRLAETVALTLLRHLDLVQQRVAEIKAGVQWLYRELAALPDVAPVPSQANFVIFRTPLEPDVLLARLAKDGILIRNMSGYPELRGYVRVNAGRPEENRAFMVALKKALAGDETP, from the coding sequence ATGATACCTGTGGCCGATACGCTGGAGCAGGCCCTGGCGGCCATCCGGCCTGCCGTACGCCAGGGCAAACCGTACCTGGTGGGAACGCCGCCCGAGGCGCCCGTCAAACTGAACCAGAACGAAAACCCCTGGGATTTGCCCGAGCCGCTCAAGCGCGAGCTGCTGGAGGCGTTCTTCGCGCTGCCGTTCAATCGCTATCCGGCCGAACACCCGGAACGGTTGCGCCGGGCGCTGGCTGAGTACCTGGACTGGACCCCGGAGGGCATCGTCGTGGGCAACGGCTCGAACGAGCTGGCTTTCACGGTGGGACTGGCCGTGATCGAGGAGGGGACGCCCGTGGTGCTGCCCCGGCCCATGTTTTCGCTCTACGAGATGATCGTGCGGCTACACGGCGGCCGCATCCATGCCGTGGCACCGCACCCGGATCTGCACTTCGACGTCGAAGGATTGCTGGAGGCCATGCGCCGGCACCGGCCGGCGCTGGTGGTCCTGACCACGCCGAACAACCCGACGGGGCTGGCTATGGCGCCGGAGGACGTCGAGGCGGTGGTGGCGGCGGCGCCCGGTCTGGTGCTGATCGACGAGGCCTACGTGGAGTTTGCCGACGGGGTGGGGGCCCGGCCGCTGCTGGACCGCTACCCGCACGTGTTGCTGCTGCGGACGTTCTCGAAAGCCTTCGGGCTGGCCGGGTTACGGCTGGGCTATCTGGTGGGCCACCCGGACGTGGTCCGCGAACTCTACAAGGCACGCATTCCCTTCATGGTGGATCGGCTGGCCGAAACGGTGGCGCTCACGCTGCTCCGGCATCTGGATCTGGTGCAACAGCGCGTGGCCGAGATCAAGGCCGGCGTGCAGTGGCTCTATCGGGAACTGGCGGCGTTGCCGGACGTCGCGCCGGTGCCCTCGCAGGCCAATTTTGTAATCTTTCGGACACCGCTGGAACCCGACGTGCTGCTCGCTCGTCTGGCGAAAGACGGGATCCTGATCCGCAACATGAGCGGCTACCCCGAGCTGCGCGGGTATGTGCGGGTAAACGCAGGGCGACCCGAGGAGAACCGGGCTTTTATGGTCGCGTTGAAGAAGGCGCTCGCCGGCGACGAGACCCCGTAA
- a CDS encoding bifunctional nuclease family protein encodes MELIQVDIVGLSTSPTSGGAYALVLGEIQGNRRLPIIIGAFEAQAIALELEKIQPPRPMTHDLLRDLFEAVGAEVLSVVIDELRDGTFYAKIRFVHNGRERQLDARPSDAVALAVRVDAPIFVAPAVMEEAGIPTEEGAGLSVGSEARPEEEEPEPPMSRLERLQRMLEKAIEEEDYERAAQLRDEIARLKKEQGQN; translated from the coding sequence ATGGAATTGATTCAGGTTGATATTGTCGGGCTTTCGACCAGTCCTACCAGTGGGGGCGCGTATGCGCTGGTCCTGGGCGAAATCCAGGGAAATCGTCGGTTGCCCATCATCATCGGTGCGTTCGAGGCGCAGGCCATTGCCCTGGAATTGGAAAAGATCCAGCCGCCGCGTCCGATGACGCACGACCTGTTGCGCGACCTGTTCGAGGCCGTCGGTGCCGAGGTGCTCAGCGTGGTGATCGACGAGCTGCGCGACGGCACGTTCTACGCCAAGATTCGCTTCGTGCACAACGGCCGGGAGCGGCAACTGGATGCGCGTCCGAGCGATGCGGTGGCGCTGGCCGTGCGGGTGGATGCGCCGATCTTCGTGGCGCCGGCTGTGATGGAAGAGGCCGGCATCCCCACCGAAGAGGGAGCAGGACTTTCGGTCGGGAGCGAAGCACGTCCGGAAGAGGAAGAACCCGAACCGCCCATGTCGCGCCTGGAGCGCCTGCAGCGCATGCTGGAGAAGGCCATCGAGGAGGAGGATTACGAACGGGCCGCTCAGCTGCGCGACGAGATCGCCCGCCTGAAAAAAGAACAGGGCCAGAACTGA
- the bshC gene encoding bacillithiol biosynthesis cysteine-adding enzyme BshC encodes MEANLQVLPHERVPLTALRDFSTLFVTYATEYEPLAAFYAGDYRDPAVRRERAVRAAAHPRDRATLVKVLEEQNERWGLDAATQKHIEALRDPESVALVTGQQVGLLGGPLFTLYKALTVGKLARQLTDELDRPVVPVFWLAGEDHDYEEVASVTVLQGAEPVTLRLERPDPNYAGPVGRLALPETIRTLLDELADLLPPTEFQEPLLALLQETYRPGVSFQDAFARLLKRLVPEDVGLVLIDPDDARLKALARPLFERELTDWETAHARLEAVSRELAARYHVQVQTRPLNLFLLEGHRRIPLDAEPDGFHLRGEGPVLSQTEALQLLQEAPERFSPNALLRPLYQDWLLPTLAYVAGPAEIAYWAQLKPLYEWAGLPMPLVYPRALMLLVEPRIARWLERYHLRPEALQEEPDRLFHRLVKEQLDGELEAAFEEARRQLRELGVRLRPLVERVDPSLGPATEAWATGLEHELDRFWARVLKAGKRREETLRNQLVRARNSLFPNGVLQERVLSPVYFLNKYGPELPRRLQQVLSTDTSALQVVYLQ; translated from the coding sequence ATGGAAGCCAACCTGCAGGTTCTGCCGCACGAGCGCGTGCCGCTGACCGCCCTGCGGGATTTTTCCACGCTGTTCGTAACCTACGCCACCGAGTACGAGCCGCTGGCGGCGTTTTATGCCGGCGATTACCGCGATCCGGCCGTGCGCCGCGAACGGGCCGTCCGGGCGGCCGCCCACCCACGCGATCGGGCGACGCTGGTCAAGGTGCTTGAGGAGCAGAACGAACGCTGGGGTCTGGATGCCGCCACGCAGAAGCACATCGAGGCGCTGCGTGATCCGGAAAGCGTGGCGCTTGTGACCGGTCAGCAGGTAGGGCTGCTGGGCGGGCCGCTTTTCACGCTCTACAAGGCGCTCACGGTGGGCAAACTGGCCCGCCAGCTGACCGACGAACTGGACCGCCCCGTGGTGCCCGTCTTCTGGCTGGCCGGCGAAGACCACGATTACGAGGAGGTCGCGTCCGTCACGGTGCTGCAGGGAGCCGAACCGGTGACGCTCCGGCTGGAGCGGCCTGATCCGAATTATGCGGGACCGGTGGGGCGACTGGCCCTGCCAGAAACGATTCGGACGCTGCTGGATGAACTGGCCGATCTATTGCCGCCTACGGAATTTCAGGAGCCGCTGCTGGCGTTGCTGCAGGAGACCTATCGGCCCGGCGTCTCGTTTCAGGATGCGTTTGCCCGACTGCTTAAACGGCTGGTGCCCGAGGACGTCGGCCTGGTGCTAATCGACCCGGACGATGCCCGCCTGAAGGCACTGGCCCGCCCGCTTTTTGAGCGGGAGCTGACCGACTGGGAGACCGCGCACGCCCGGCTCGAAGCGGTGAGTCGGGAGCTGGCGGCCCGCTATCATGTGCAGGTGCAGACCCGGCCGCTTAACCTGTTTCTGCTGGAAGGTCATCGGCGCATTCCGCTGGACGCCGAACCGGACGGATTCCACCTGCGGGGCGAAGGCCCCGTGCTTTCGCAGACCGAAGCGCTGCAGCTGCTGCAGGAGGCGCCCGAACGCTTCAGTCCGAACGCCCTGCTGCGGCCGCTCTACCAGGACTGGCTGCTGCCCACGCTCGCCTACGTGGCGGGACCGGCCGAGATTGCCTACTGGGCTCAGCTCAAACCCCTGTATGAATGGGCCGGGCTGCCGATGCCGCTCGTCTATCCGCGGGCGCTGATGTTGCTGGTGGAACCCCGGATCGCCCGCTGGCTGGAACGTTATCATTTGCGCCCCGAAGCCCTGCAGGAAGAACCGGACCGGCTGTTTCACCGCCTGGTGAAGGAGCAACTCGACGGCGAGCTGGAGGCTGCCTTCGAGGAGGCCCGGCGGCAACTCCGCGAGCTGGGCGTCCGGCTGCGGCCGCTCGTCGAACGCGTGGATCCGTCGCTGGGACCGGCTACCGAGGCCTGGGCCACCGGGCTGGAGCATGAGCTGGATCGCTTCTGGGCCCGTGTGCTGAAGGCCGGCAAACGCCGCGAAGAAACGCTCCGAAACCAGCTCGTGCGGGCACGGAACAGCCTGTTTCCCAACGGTGTGTTGCAGGAGCGCGTGCTCTCGCCCGTGTATTTTCTGAACAAATACGGGCCGGAGCTACCGCGCCGACTGCAACAGGTGCTCTCGACCGACACGTCAGCGCTGCAGGTGGTATATCTGCAATGA
- a CDS encoding HD domain-containing protein yields MMVGGKDGRALFSPLVEQAIELAARWHDGTYRKSQWRPPLMPSPDPDDLVPVPVMAHLTTVALLVDRAGWDDVTVAAAFLHDALEDTNRHGQQLRYEVLRERMGEAVARLVRDVTEQKYDEQGRRRSWEERKADYLAHLRTATPAAVAISLADKLHNLWTINQSLQVGVDVFADGPGRRALSAGPEAQLRFHRALLELAAGHDDPRLEPLRTRLTHEVERFARRVASGRG; encoded by the coding sequence ATGATGGTAGGAGGAAAAGACGGACGGGCATTGTTCAGTCCTTTGGTGGAACAGGCCATCGAACTGGCCGCCCGCTGGCACGACGGAACCTACCGCAAAAGCCAGTGGCGGCCGCCGCTGATGCCTTCGCCGGACCCTGACGATCTGGTGCCCGTGCCGGTCATGGCCCATCTGACGACCGTGGCGCTGCTGGTGGACCGGGCCGGCTGGGACGACGTGACCGTGGCGGCCGCTTTTCTGCACGACGCCCTCGAAGACACGAACCGCCACGGCCAGCAGCTTCGCTATGAAGTCCTGCGCGAGCGCATGGGCGAAGCGGTGGCCCGACTGGTGCGCGATGTAACCGAACAGAAATACGACGAACAGGGACGGCGTCGGAGCTGGGAGGAGCGTAAGGCCGATTACCTGGCCCATCTGCGCACGGCCACGCCGGCCGCCGTCGCCATCAGTCTGGCCGACAAGCTGCACAACCTGTGGACGATCAACCAGAGCCTGCAGGTCGGCGTCGACGTGTTCGCCGACGGTCCCGGTCGGCGGGCGCTCAGTGCCGGACCCGAAGCCCAGTTGCGCTTCCACCGGGCTTTGCTGGAGCTGGCCGCCGGGCACGACGACCCCCGCCTGGAGCCGCTGCGCACGCGTCTGACCCACGAAGTCGAACGCTTCGCCCGCCGGGTGGCTTCCGGGCGCGGGTAG